One Bradyrhizobium sp. ISRA464 genomic window carries:
- a CDS encoding transglutaminase-like cysteine peptidase, with amino-acid sequence MFGFRGQAKGVAVAVILFATCVSAKAGDVLYASLGDVARSPIGWVEFCADNPGECRGGATQPRDIVLSQTAWRDLVRVNKWVNETIKPMTDMDHWGVVEKWSLPTDGYGDCEDYVLLKRKMLMDAGWPREALLITVVRDKKGEGHAVLTVKTDKGEFVLDNQNESIVAWTETGYRFVKRQSQSDPNVWVSLGDNRPAVATASSK; translated from the coding sequence ATGTTTGGGTTCAGGGGACAGGCGAAGGGAGTGGCGGTTGCCGTCATTCTGTTTGCGACTTGCGTCTCGGCCAAGGCCGGCGACGTGCTCTACGCCAGCCTGGGCGATGTTGCGCGATCGCCGATCGGCTGGGTCGAATTCTGTGCCGACAATCCGGGCGAATGCCGCGGCGGCGCGACGCAGCCACGCGACATCGTGCTGTCGCAGACCGCGTGGCGCGACCTGGTGCGGGTCAACAAGTGGGTAAACGAGACGATCAAGCCGATGACCGACATGGATCATTGGGGCGTCGTCGAGAAATGGTCGTTGCCGACCGACGGCTACGGCGACTGCGAGGACTACGTGCTCCTGAAGCGCAAGATGCTGATGGATGCCGGCTGGCCGCGCGAGGCGCTGTTGATCACGGTCGTCCGCGACAAGAAGGGCGAAGGCCACGCGGTGCTGACGGTGAAGACCGACAAGGGTGAGTTCGTGCTCGATAACCAGAACGAGAGCATCGTCGCCTGGACCGAGACCGGCTACCGCTTCGTCAAGCGGCAGTCGCAGAGCGATCCCAATGTCTGGGTCTCGCTCGGCGACAACCGCCCGGCCGTTGCGACTGCAAGCTCAAAGTAA
- a CDS encoding PilZ domain-containing protein, translating into MSFAQKKPSVVPVAEERRRFQRVRVHLLGRYMLPDRREFPCQIINMSPGGLALLAPGIGNVGDRVIAYLDHIGRVEGRITRIIDNGFAMTIGATARKRDKLAAQLTWLANRDILNLPEDRRHDRIVPRNPIALLTQEDGSRMTCRIIDLSLSGAAIAAENRPPLKSLVMLGKVQSRVVRNLDEGFALEFVHEQLAETLEESVTAR; encoded by the coding sequence ATGTCGTTTGCACAGAAGAAACCTTCCGTCGTCCCCGTGGCCGAGGAGCGCCGGCGCTTCCAGCGCGTCAGGGTGCACCTGCTCGGCCGCTATATGCTGCCCGACCGGCGCGAGTTCCCCTGCCAGATCATCAATATGTCCCCGGGCGGCCTCGCTCTGCTGGCGCCGGGAATCGGGAATGTCGGCGACCGTGTGATCGCCTATCTCGACCATATCGGCCGGGTCGAGGGCCGCATCACCCGCATCATCGACAACGGGTTTGCGATGACGATCGGCGCCACCGCCCGCAAGCGCGACAAGCTCGCGGCACAGCTGACCTGGCTCGCCAACCGCGACATCCTCAATCTGCCGGAGGATCGCCGCCACGACCGCATCGTACCGCGCAACCCGATCGCCCTGCTGACGCAGGAGGACGGCTCGCGGATGACCTGCCGGATCATCGACCTTTCGCTCTCCGGCGCCGCGATTGCCGCCGAGAACCGCCCGCCGCTGAAGTCGCTCGTGATGCTCGGCAAGGTGCAGTCCCGCGTGGTGCGAAACCTCGACGAAGGCTTCGCGCTCGAGTTCGTTCACGAGCAGCTTGCGGAAACGCTCGAAGAGAGCGTTACCGCCCGGTAA
- a CDS encoding zinc-binding dehydrogenase has translation MREIRVCTHEGPGAQPVIRTVPWPDVGKKAALIKVGACGVCGTDLHILKGHWPKPLPWPFTLGHELGGVIVECGPEFTEDFMSRPLQVGSKVMIPPLMPCGRCYYCIHYPESANKCLTPVYYGRYLGFDKPPHMWGGWAEYVYVDLDMLPGTKIYKLPDDMSLRLGALSEPLTSCIRAFNRATRAGGFRWGDTVVIQGSGPIGILAVAAAQEMGAGRVICVGAPETPRLALARKFGAEATIDIEALKTPEERIKAVRDIVGGFGADLVMDCSGHPTAGPEGIEMLRDGGTYVEMGQFTDAGSINTSWHRICTKDLNVLGSWGFTGNDLPLGVDMLYRTRNKYPWLDMQTIYPFTEEGVASAVADAMAMKTVKSTIVPWPELVG, from the coding sequence ATGCGAGAGATCCGCGTATGCACCCATGAGGGGCCCGGCGCCCAGCCCGTGATCCGCACTGTGCCGTGGCCTGACGTCGGCAAGAAGGCCGCCTTGATCAAGGTCGGAGCCTGCGGCGTCTGCGGCACCGACCTGCACATCTTGAAGGGACACTGGCCAAAGCCGTTGCCGTGGCCGTTCACGCTCGGCCATGAGCTCGGCGGCGTGATCGTCGAGTGCGGCCCTGAATTCACCGAGGACTTCATGAGCAGGCCGCTTCAGGTCGGCTCCAAGGTGATGATTCCGCCCTTGATGCCGTGCGGCCGCTGCTACTACTGCATCCATTATCCAGAGAGCGCCAACAAGTGCCTGACGCCGGTCTATTACGGCCGCTATCTCGGCTTCGACAAACCTCCGCACATGTGGGGCGGCTGGGCCGAATATGTCTATGTCGATCTCGACATGCTGCCGGGAACCAAGATCTACAAATTGCCTGATGATATGTCGCTGCGGCTTGGCGCGCTCTCCGAGCCGCTGACCTCCTGCATCCGTGCCTTCAACCGCGCGACGCGCGCCGGCGGCTTCCGCTGGGGCGACACCGTCGTGATCCAGGGCTCGGGTCCGATCGGCATTCTCGCGGTCGCCGCCGCGCAGGAGATGGGCGCGGGGCGCGTGATCTGCGTCGGCGCGCCGGAAACCCCGCGGCTTGCGCTGGCGCGGAAGTTCGGCGCGGAGGCGACCATCGACATCGAGGCGCTCAAGACGCCGGAAGAGCGCATCAAGGCGGTGCGCGACATCGTCGGCGGCTTCGGCGCCGATCTGGTGATGGATTGCTCCGGCCATCCGACCGCTGGCCCAGAGGGCATCGAAATGCTGCGCGACGGCGGCACCTATGTCGAGATGGGCCAGTTCACCGACGCCGGCTCGATCAACACGTCATGGCATCGCATTTGCACCAAGGACCTCAACGTGCTCGGCTCCTGGGGCTTCACGGGCAACGACCTGCCGCTCGGCGTCGACATGCTCTACCGCACCCGCAACAAATATCCCTGGCTCGACATGCAGACGATCTATCCGTTCACGGAGGAGGGCGTCGCGAGCGCGGTCGCGGATGCGATGGCGATGAAGACGGTGAAGTCGACGATCGTGCCATGGCCGGAACTGGTCGGGTGA
- a CDS encoding cyclic nucleotide-binding and patatin-like phospholipase domain-containing protein, producing the protein MQSNRVPPTQGTSATFAWGNASEDFALFRTLSAEQRLIAFGAMTRQDLVRGQLLVEQGGPSDALFLVLHGALAVYRTDHPEPIAELRAGELVGEIGFFANIPRTANVIAIRDTSVLVLTRAAYAKLAQETPGIVEALLAALAQRFAIQTARLLPARASPKARTVALIAGGHEPAPADFEHRLRQRLAAVDAEIVDLARVQALFPGRALDAPEVADWLNRIEYDAPLVAYFGGPDASEWARKAIRQADLVVFVCRGDAPAPDLTEIESFACGVHPASARRLVRVHDRRRHEVSGTAAWLARLPSFMHHHVSLEDQIDIDSLVRFLCGRAVGFVAGGGGSLGTAHVGIYKAFRERGVMFDIFVGTSVGSAMAAGFAKNYDAERLERGTHEIFVSSRSFRRPTWPRYALLDHKAFDKALADQYGHNCRIEDCWRPFAAVATNLSTHSLELIRTGLLWQAVRASSAIPGLLPPFYTRDGLMLVDGCLVDNVPLAQMHQLKSGPNLVVHFGEPATEMFDVDYAALPGRLELLAAMLTPFRRKSLPAAPSAVNVLWRSLVAHQRYDTLPITPLDMVMRPPTPDGIDVTDFDRHQEIFESSYRWARETIAAQEAAHHPAIAAFVASARGTDQAAPVTAPAAQKALFG; encoded by the coding sequence ATGCAATCGAACCGGGTGCCGCCCACGCAAGGGACGAGCGCAACGTTTGCGTGGGGAAACGCGTCGGAGGACTTCGCGCTGTTCAGAACGCTCAGCGCGGAACAGCGGCTGATCGCCTTTGGTGCGATGACCCGGCAGGACCTCGTGCGCGGCCAGCTGCTGGTCGAACAGGGTGGACCTTCGGACGCATTGTTTCTGGTGCTGCACGGCGCGCTCGCTGTGTACCGGACCGATCATCCCGAACCGATTGCGGAGCTTCGCGCCGGCGAACTGGTCGGCGAGATCGGCTTCTTTGCAAATATCCCGCGCACGGCCAATGTGATTGCGATCCGCGATACCAGCGTACTGGTGTTGACGCGCGCCGCCTACGCGAAGCTTGCGCAGGAAACGCCGGGCATCGTCGAGGCGCTGCTTGCCGCCCTTGCACAGCGATTTGCCATCCAGACGGCACGCCTCTTGCCCGCCCGGGCGTCACCCAAGGCACGGACCGTCGCGCTGATAGCAGGCGGACATGAGCCGGCACCGGCCGACTTTGAACACCGGTTGCGTCAGAGGCTTGCCGCCGTTGACGCGGAGATCGTCGACCTCGCACGTGTTCAGGCCCTGTTTCCCGGGCGCGCGCTCGACGCGCCCGAAGTCGCCGACTGGCTCAACAGGATTGAGTATGACGCACCGCTGGTGGCCTATTTCGGCGGTCCGGATGCGTCCGAATGGGCGCGAAAAGCCATTCGTCAGGCCGATCTCGTCGTGTTCGTCTGCCGCGGCGATGCGCCCGCGCCTGATCTGACGGAGATCGAGAGCTTCGCCTGCGGGGTGCACCCCGCATCGGCGCGACGCCTGGTTCGCGTTCATGACCGCCGACGACATGAGGTGAGCGGCACCGCGGCCTGGCTGGCGCGGCTGCCGTCCTTCATGCACCATCATGTCTCGCTCGAGGACCAGATCGATATCGATAGCCTGGTCCGCTTTCTCTGTGGTCGCGCCGTCGGATTTGTCGCCGGCGGCGGTGGCAGCCTGGGCACGGCGCACGTCGGAATCTACAAGGCCTTTCGTGAGCGCGGCGTGATGTTCGATATCTTTGTCGGCACCAGCGTCGGTTCCGCGATGGCAGCCGGCTTCGCCAAGAACTACGACGCCGAGCGTCTCGAGCGCGGCACGCATGAGATCTTCGTCTCCAGCCGCAGCTTCCGCCGCCCGACCTGGCCGCGCTACGCCTTGCTGGACCACAAGGCCTTCGACAAGGCCCTTGCCGATCAGTACGGCCACAACTGCCGGATCGAGGACTGCTGGCGGCCCTTCGCGGCAGTCGCGACCAATCTTTCGACGCACAGTCTCGAACTGATCCGAACGGGACTGCTCTGGCAGGCGGTGCGCGCATCGAGCGCCATTCCCGGCCTGCTGCCACCCTTCTATACGCGGGACGGCCTGATGCTGGTCGACGGATGCCTCGTCGACAACGTTCCGCTCGCGCAAATGCATCAGTTGAAGAGCGGTCCGAATCTGGTGGTTCATTTCGGTGAGCCGGCAACCGAGATGTTCGACGTCGACTATGCCGCGCTGCCGGGGCGTCTTGAACTGCTCGCGGCCATGCTGACACCGTTCCGGAGGAAATCGCTCCCCGCAGCGCCAAGCGCCGTCAACGTGTTGTGGCGGAGCCTCGTCGCGCATCAACGCTACGACACCCTGCCGATCACGCCGCTCGATATGGTGATGCGCCCGCCAACTCCTGATGGCATCGACGTGACCGATTTCGACCGCCATCAGGAAATCTTCGAATCGTCGTACCGCTGGGCCCGGGAAACCATCGCCGCCCAGGAGGCGGCGCATCATCCGGCCATTGCGGCCTTCGTCGCGTCGGCCAGGGGCACAGATCAAGCGGCCCCGGTGACCGCGCCCGCTGCCCAGAAGGCGCTCTTCGGTTGA
- a CDS encoding ABC transporter substrate-binding protein — MHSDLRIIDPGFTTAYITRDHGYMVYDTLLGIDSTFKVRPQMADWTISDDKLTYTFTLRDGLKWHDGAPVTAEDCVASLKRWGTVDGMAQKLAEFTATLEATGPNTIVLKLKEPYGLVLETIAKPSSYVAFMMPKRLAETPPGKQISEQIGSGPFKFMSAEFQPGVKAVYERNADYVPRKEKPEWTSGGKVAKVDHVEWVTMPDAQTAINALQSGEIDFLEQPSIDMLPVLEANPDLTVAVLNKFGFQIEGRMNFLYPPFDNVKIRRAALLAMNQKDVLDATVGNPKYYEICGAYFACGTPLASDIGAETLIKGNGMAEAKKALAESGYDGTPVVIMVPGDVQTLKGPPTVAAQLLREAGFNVDAQVTDWQTVVSRRASQKPLKEGGWNMFFTFTGATETMNPIVNNQIVANGKRAWFGWPEDARLEQMRDAFARANSAEERKKLATDIQKEAYEQVIYIPLGQFRSPSAWRKSLTGVLEGPAPPVFWNVDKTE; from the coding sequence ATGCATTCGGACCTCCGCATCATCGATCCCGGGTTCACGACCGCCTACATCACCCGCGACCATGGCTACATGGTCTACGACACGCTGCTCGGGATCGATTCCACATTCAAGGTCCGGCCGCAGATGGCGGACTGGACGATTTCCGACGACAAGCTGACCTACACCTTCACGCTGCGCGACGGCTTGAAATGGCACGACGGCGCGCCTGTCACCGCGGAGGATTGCGTCGCCTCGCTGAAGCGCTGGGGCACGGTCGACGGGATGGCGCAGAAGCTGGCCGAGTTCACGGCAACCCTCGAGGCCACCGGACCGAACACGATCGTGCTCAAGCTCAAGGAGCCATACGGCCTGGTGCTGGAGACAATCGCAAAGCCTTCCTCCTATGTCGCCTTCATGATGCCGAAGCGGCTGGCGGAGACGCCGCCGGGCAAGCAGATTTCCGAACAGATCGGCTCCGGCCCGTTCAAATTCATGAGCGCCGAATTCCAGCCGGGCGTGAAAGCGGTCTATGAGCGGAATGCCGACTATGTCCCGCGCAAGGAAAAGCCGGAATGGACCTCCGGCGGCAAGGTGGCGAAGGTCGATCACGTCGAATGGGTGACGATGCCCGACGCACAGACCGCGATCAATGCGCTGCAATCCGGCGAGATCGATTTCCTGGAGCAACCGTCGATCGACATGCTGCCAGTGCTGGAAGCCAATCCCGACCTGACCGTCGCCGTGCTGAACAAGTTCGGCTTCCAGATCGAGGGCCGCATGAATTTCCTGTACCCGCCGTTCGACAACGTCAAAATCCGCCGCGCCGCGCTGCTGGCGATGAACCAGAAGGACGTGCTCGACGCCACCGTCGGCAATCCCAAATATTACGAGATCTGCGGCGCCTATTTCGCCTGCGGCACGCCGCTTGCCAGCGACATCGGCGCGGAGACGCTGATCAAGGGCAACGGCATGGCCGAAGCCAAGAAGGCGCTGGCTGAATCCGGCTATGACGGCACGCCGGTCGTGATCATGGTACCCGGCGACGTCCAGACGCTGAAGGGGCCGCCGACCGTTGCGGCGCAGCTCCTGCGCGAGGCCGGCTTCAATGTCGATGCCCAGGTGACCGACTGGCAGACTGTGGTCAGCCGCCGCGCCAGCCAGAAACCACTGAAGGAAGGCGGCTGGAACATGTTCTTCACCTTCACGGGCGCTACTGAAACGATGAACCCGATCGTCAACAACCAGATCGTAGCAAACGGCAAGCGCGCCTGGTTCGGCTGGCCGGAGGATGCCAGGCTGGAGCAGATGCGCGACGCCTTTGCGCGCGCGAACTCCGCCGAGGAACGGAAGAAGCTCGCGACCGACATCCAGAAGGAAGCCTATGAGCAGGTGATCTACATCCCGCTCGGCCAGTTCCGCTCGCCGAGCGCCTGGCGCAAATCGCTGACCGGCGTGCTGGAGGGCCCGGCGCCGCCCGTGTTCTGGAACGTCGACAAGACCGAATGA